The following proteins are encoded in a genomic region of Blastocatellia bacterium:
- a CDS encoding ACT domain-containing protein, which translates to MPKITQLVIAMENKPGALAHLCSTLGQAGVNIFAMLAPEQKGKAKLRLVVDHPARVKELLKLAKFRVTEEDVLAVSLENRPGALAEVAQKLAKARINIKYAYATTNSGTPRATVILAVANVQKALAALGE; encoded by the coding sequence ATGCCCAAAATCACTCAACTGGTCATTGCGATGGAAAACAAACCGGGAGCGCTGGCTCACCTATGCTCAACGCTGGGGCAGGCCGGCGTGAACATCTTTGCCATGTTAGCGCCGGAGCAAAAAGGCAAAGCGAAGCTTCGGTTGGTGGTGGATCATCCGGCTCGTGTCAAGGAATTGTTAAAGCTGGCGAAGTTTCGCGTCACAGAAGAAGACGTGCTAGCAGTGAGTTTGGAGAACCGCCCCGGCGCGTTGGCCGAGGTCGCACAAAAACTAGCCAAGGCTCGGATCAACATCAAGTATGCCTATGCAACGACCAATAGCGGCACGCCTCGAGCCACTGTGATTCTAGCAGTCGCCAATGTGCAGAAGGCGCTAGCCGCACTTGGCGAATAG